From Gossypium raimondii isolate GPD5lz chromosome 11, ASM2569854v1, whole genome shotgun sequence:
TTCCTGTTATTTCAGGTATCAAAGTAGAAAATAATTAAGCAAAATCTGAACCTGGGGCATAGCCCCGTTAGTGCATGCAGTTACTCTAAGAGCATCCAGCGAATGTGGCGTTTGAATCCCGGAGTCTGCAGGATGCTgtttttttgtccaaaaaaaGGTAAGCAAAATCCGCATATCGAGATTAGAACACAACTGAGCCGTGTATTTGAGAATATCAAGATCATCACTGACACTGGGTTCTTATCGTTTTCATGAATTAGTGGAATTTGGAACGCCAACTATTGGATTATTGCTTGTGTTACCTTTATCCTCAGAACCTGAGCTTTTGGTTTTTGTTGAACTCGGTGATGTACTCCTTTGCTTTCATCTTGAACTAAGAAAATTTCCACAGAGTTTCCAGTTTGAACTTCAATCGAAGTACCGATAGTGTCCCTGCTCGGACTTTCGGTCCCTGTGAGTGTCTCCTGTTTATCATCCTTTCTTTTGATCTCTGTATCTCGACGCCGGGCCTGAAATTCAAGAACCAAAGTACCAAAGAATTCAGACTTCCAAATTCATTAACATAATGCTACTCAAGCATGCCAGGATCCTGAACTTCTGCATGAAACTACATATACTGtcattaaaatagaaaagatgtgaattgatgaatttgCAGGAGAATCAAACCAGAAATTGTCTAAATGCTGACTGAATAACAATGGCTGCATCTTCTGCATGGAATAGTTTAGAAATTGAGTTGTGTGTTTCCTCTGGCATATTTGGCTTGGTCTCATCATCACTCTGGTTTTCTGGTTGGTCCCTTAAACCTTGTGGTATAGGCTGAGTAACAGTGGCTTCAGAGCTCTTAACTGAACATGAATCTTCCTCTGCAACAACTGAATTAAATTCATCGCCACAAAGGTATGATCTGACTGAACTCCATCTTTTCTTGTCGGTCACATTACTTCTTGCCTAACAGGATCAAGACAAGATAGCCATATCTCAATTTAAGAAAATACTGCTATGGGAATTCACTGATTACAAGGCATATATATACgatatataaacttactaagctggTGTCTCGGGGAGTCCCAAAAGACCTGTTCCTAGAGAAGACACTTCTAACCAGTTCTCCAGTGATACCCATCTCTCAATTTCTAAACTGAGCAATTCAATGAGTGAAATTCTCAAATGGGTTGTCTGCAATTATATTGACAACCACTAGAGATTCCATGAGTCATTATTggttttgagagaaaaaagaaaataaagctg
This genomic window contains:
- the LOC105803439 gene encoding protein IQ-DOMAIN 33 — protein: MGITGELVRSVFSRNRSFGTPRDTSLARSNVTDKKRWSSVRSYLCGDEFNSVVAEEDSCSVKSSEATVTQPIPQGLRDQPENQSDDETKPNMPEETHNSISKLFHAEDAAIVIQSAFRQFLARRRDTEIKRKDDKQETLTGTESPSRDTIGTSIEVQTGNSVEIFLVQDESKGVHHRVQQKPKAQVLRIKEDWDDSMVSSNISKMRIQNKLEAMTRRERALAYAFSQQLRICSKRKQGKPDGMEQNMSLSWSWLERWMATRVPDSSLGENNNKQFEPVDHNQRFVIRKGIIDGAGEEKESCGSNEVSIQLETLRAPTCKEKHRYSPSKNRLKATRTISRRKTVPSYQPSKESNKVSKKDGSGERVKYKKAQEQAIKRPERN